Proteins found in one Desulfosoma sp. genomic segment:
- a CDS encoding hemolysin family protein, whose product MEEESAKGLSRWLKKALRRLSRIDKPKDLEKQIQELIDEGEERGLITEDEGEMIQGIFSFRDTVAREVMVPRTDTVAAPHESTVEFLIGLIVESGHSRIPIYQDSIDNIIGILHAKDLLQHWGKTEINLSEILRAPYFIPETKKISEVLRDLRHRKSHMAIVIDEYGGTAGVLTMEDIIEEVIGDIMDEYDAEENWLVEQEDGSILVDARLDVEELEDYLDLEFPEGKFESVGGFIISRLGRVPSVHEKVYFKNLEMIVEAADSRKVQKVRVRRHESFPEKTQAESESSD is encoded by the coding sequence TTGGAAGAAGAATCTGCCAAAGGCTTGTCGCGCTGGCTCAAAAAGGCTCTGCGCCGCCTCTCGCGGATCGACAAACCCAAGGATCTGGAAAAGCAGATCCAAGAGCTCATTGATGAGGGAGAAGAGCGCGGGCTTATCACCGAAGACGAAGGGGAAATGATTCAGGGAATCTTTTCCTTTCGCGATACAGTCGCTCGCGAGGTCATGGTCCCTCGAACCGATACCGTCGCCGCCCCCCATGAATCCACCGTGGAATTCCTCATTGGGCTGATCGTGGAATCGGGCCACTCTCGAATCCCCATCTATCAAGACTCCATCGACAACATAATCGGCATTTTGCATGCCAAGGACCTTTTGCAGCATTGGGGCAAAACCGAGATCAATCTCTCGGAAATTCTACGGGCTCCCTACTTCATTCCCGAAACCAAGAAGATCAGCGAAGTTTTGAGGGATCTTCGGCACCGAAAATCCCACATGGCCATCGTCATTGATGAGTACGGCGGCACAGCGGGCGTGCTCACCATGGAAGACATCATTGAAGAAGTTATCGGCGATATCATGGATGAGTACGACGCCGAGGAAAACTGGCTGGTGGAGCAAGAAGACGGTTCCATCCTCGTGGATGCTCGACTGGATGTGGAAGAACTGGAGGATTATCTGGACCTGGAGTTTCCCGAGGGAAAATTCGAATCCGTCGGCGGTTTCATCATCAGCCGTTTGGGCAGGGTTCCCTCGGTGCATGAAAAGGTCTATTTCAAGAACTTGGAAATGATCGTGGAAGCCGCCGACAGTCGTAAGGTGCAAAAGGTTCGCGTCCGCCGTCACGAATCCTTTCCGGAAAAGACGCAGGCGGAATCGGAATCTTCCGATTGA